From a single Ensifer adhaerens genomic region:
- a CDS encoding AraC-type DNA-binding protein, whose amino-acid sequence MTVSSGIGVEQFRGEAFHSTLYRRIVRPGLPPYGQFFHIFVLIDGRAVAQFSGETHELAEQAAFTFPASVAPTLSLDPGAEALLVGLSQELLIDAIGNKAESVLLRTFTERPAIVTLEGASAETFQDLSHLARGFLRELMITGRGSDLAIAGYARLLIMTLWRTGEWEKPAATGHGLDIAILQRFRQLVELHFRERRPIAFYAKALGLSHDRLHAICTRTLERTPKALIQQRIMQEANLRLERSAGSIQEIAAQLGFPDQTYFSHAYKRVTGISPNDYRRQATSPENRAARAVNAEYFDWP is encoded by the coding sequence ATGACCGTCTCGTCGGGGATTGGCGTCGAACAGTTTCGTGGCGAGGCGTTCCATTCGACGCTCTATCGCCGGATTGTCCGGCCAGGTCTTCCACCCTATGGCCAGTTCTTTCACATCTTCGTCCTGATCGACGGCCGCGCGGTCGCCCAATTCTCCGGCGAGACGCACGAACTGGCCGAACAGGCGGCCTTCACATTCCCCGCCTCGGTTGCCCCCACACTCTCGCTCGACCCTGGCGCCGAAGCGCTCCTCGTCGGCCTGTCGCAGGAACTTCTGATCGACGCGATCGGCAACAAGGCCGAGTCGGTGCTGCTGCGCACCTTCACGGAGCGGCCCGCCATCGTGACGCTCGAAGGGGCATCGGCAGAGACGTTTCAAGACCTGAGTCACCTCGCAAGAGGATTTCTCAGGGAGCTGATGATTACCGGCCGCGGCTCGGATCTGGCGATTGCGGGCTACGCGCGGCTGCTCATCATGACGCTCTGGCGTACAGGGGAATGGGAGAAACCTGCTGCAACCGGACACGGGCTGGACATCGCGATCCTGCAGCGTTTCCGGCAGTTGGTCGAGCTTCATTTCCGCGAGCGCCGCCCCATCGCCTTTTACGCCAAAGCCTTGGGTCTCAGCCACGACCGCCTGCACGCCATCTGCACACGAACACTGGAGCGGACACCCAAAGCTCTAATCCAGCAGCGGATCATGCAGGAGGCGAATCTGAGACTTGAGCGCTCGGCAGGTTCGATCCAGGAAATTGCCGCTCAGCTCGGCTTTCCCGACCAGACCTATTTCAGCCATGCCTACAAACGCGTGACCGGCATCTCGCCCAATGATTATCGCCGCCAGGCCACGAGCCCCGAAAACCGCGCGGCGCGCGCCGTCAACGCCGAATATTTCGATTGGCCATAG
- a CDS encoding Acyl-CoA reductase, translating to MLDAKLLINAKDVDATGSGVFERRSPISDQVVTVASAATVADARHAANVAASAFPAWSESGPSYRRDILLKAADKLVEMRSAFCEAMYDELGATREWAEFNVTIAQSILVEAASMTTAVTGDVVPASRPGSFSLAYRQPVGVCLGIAPWNAPVILGVRAIAMALACGNTVLLKASELCPRTHRLIGEVLQAAGLPAGVLNVILNAPPEAERIVHALIEHPAVRRINFTGSTRVGRQIAEKAARHLKRCLLELGGKAPLIVLDDADIDEAVKAAAFGAFMNQGQICMSTERIILHEAIADSFIASFVERARGIIAGDTRREQFPLGPVINEFAAARIRALINDAVSKGAEILCGGEMHGNFLDATVLDRVTPAMRIYEEESFGPIVSLLRAGSDDEAVTIANASEYGLSSAVFSRDIGRALSIAKRIESGICHINGATVADEPQMPFGGVKASGYGRFGGVSALDEFTELRWISIETGPSAYPI from the coding sequence ATGCTTGACGCAAAATTGCTGATCAATGCCAAGGATGTCGACGCGACAGGTTCTGGCGTGTTCGAACGACGCAGCCCGATTTCCGATCAGGTTGTCACCGTGGCCTCGGCCGCCACAGTGGCGGATGCCCGCCATGCCGCCAATGTCGCGGCCTCCGCCTTTCCGGCGTGGTCTGAATCCGGCCCCTCCTATCGCCGCGACATACTTTTGAAGGCGGCCGACAAGCTCGTCGAGATGCGGTCGGCGTTTTGCGAGGCGATGTATGACGAGTTGGGTGCGACGCGCGAATGGGCGGAGTTCAATGTGACCATCGCCCAGAGCATTCTCGTCGAGGCGGCGTCGATGACGACCGCCGTGACCGGCGACGTGGTGCCCGCCTCCAGGCCGGGATCGTTTTCCCTGGCCTATCGGCAGCCCGTGGGTGTTTGTCTCGGCATTGCGCCCTGGAATGCGCCGGTCATCCTGGGCGTCCGCGCGATTGCGATGGCGCTGGCTTGCGGCAACACGGTTCTGCTCAAGGCTTCCGAGCTTTGCCCGCGCACTCACCGCCTGATCGGCGAAGTCCTGCAGGCGGCGGGGCTTCCGGCCGGCGTGCTCAATGTCATCCTCAATGCGCCGCCCGAGGCCGAGCGGATCGTTCACGCGCTGATCGAGCATCCGGCCGTGCGGCGGATCAATTTCACCGGCTCGACCCGCGTCGGTCGCCAGATCGCAGAAAAGGCGGCGCGGCATCTGAAGCGTTGCCTGCTGGAACTCGGCGGCAAGGCGCCGTTGATCGTGCTGGATGATGCCGACATCGATGAGGCAGTGAAGGCGGCCGCATTCGGCGCCTTCATGAACCAGGGGCAGATCTGTATGTCGACCGAGCGGATCATCCTGCACGAGGCGATTGCCGACAGTTTCATCGCCAGCTTCGTGGAGCGCGCGCGCGGCATCATCGCCGGCGATACGCGCCGCGAGCAGTTTCCGCTCGGGCCCGTCATCAACGAATTCGCGGCAGCGCGCATCCGGGCGCTGATCAACGATGCCGTTTCGAAGGGTGCGGAAATCCTCTGCGGCGGCGAGATGCACGGCAATTTCCTCGACGCAACCGTGCTGGACCGGGTCACGCCGGCCATGCGCATCTACGAGGAGGAGTCTTTCGGGCCGATTGTCAGCCTGTTGCGCGCCGGTTCCGACGACGAGGCGGTGACGATTGCGAATGCATCGGAATACGGGCTGTCATCGGCCGTTTTCAGCCGCGATATCGGGCGGGCGCTGTCGATTGCCAAGCGCATTGAGAGCGGCATCTGCCACATCAACGGCGCGACCGTCGCCGACGAGCCGCAAATGCCCTTCGGAGGCGTGAAGGCCTCCGGATACGGCCGGTTCGGCGGGGTCTCCGCGCTCGACGAATTTACTGAACTTCGCTGGATCTCGATCGAAACCGGGCCATCTGCCTATCCGATCTGA
- a CDS encoding FAD/FMN-containing dehydrogenase, with the protein MYHVSSEEEPGANETGRECALRQNVKFVEAASDGFLRDLRAIVGEQRVLTDAASMAAFLTDWTRQFTGEALAVVSPVETRQVSQIVRLCRAAGVCIVPQGGNTGLAGGGISSAATPSVVLSLSKMNAIRHLDEAGRTIVVEAGAILQVVQNHADDHDLLFPLTFGAKGSCSIGGNLATNAGGSNVVRYGNTRELCLGIEAVLPDGSIFNGLSGLRKDNTGYDLKDLLIGSEGTLGIITATVFKLFPKPLTRVTAFLSLASVDSAVRVLNRIQDHTGQAVEAFEYVPAPVLAAIEKAFPDLKSPLAGPVETGFLLEVGSSRAVDARLDESGSTQLSTETLAVLEDMMEAGDVLDAVVATSEQQRATFWRMRESVLESILKYGASYHFDISLPLANISRFLRDMDATAHELGFETLTIGHFGDGNLHYALACADRERWLTLPLEQAKDRAFALLKSLHGSFSAEHGIGQSKLDVMLKLKEPAQLAAMRAIKRALDPDGIMNPGRLVPDSA; encoded by the coding sequence ATGTACCATGTTAGTTCTGAAGAGGAGCCGGGCGCGAACGAGACCGGAAGGGAGTGTGCTTTGCGTCAGAACGTCAAATTCGTGGAGGCCGCGTCAGACGGCTTTTTGAGAGACTTGCGCGCCATTGTCGGCGAACAGCGGGTCCTGACGGATGCCGCTTCGATGGCCGCCTTCCTGACCGACTGGACCCGACAATTCACCGGCGAAGCGCTTGCGGTCGTCAGCCCCGTGGAAACCCGACAGGTCTCGCAGATCGTCAGGCTCTGCCGGGCAGCAGGGGTCTGCATCGTCCCGCAGGGTGGCAACACGGGTCTCGCCGGCGGCGGAATTTCGTCCGCTGCCACGCCGTCCGTCGTCCTCTCACTGTCGAAGATGAATGCCATCCGTCACCTTGACGAGGCGGGGCGCACGATCGTGGTCGAGGCCGGTGCGATCCTCCAGGTCGTTCAGAACCATGCCGATGACCATGACCTGCTTTTTCCGTTGACCTTCGGCGCCAAGGGCAGTTGCAGCATTGGCGGCAACCTGGCGACCAATGCGGGCGGCTCCAACGTCGTGCGCTATGGAAACACGCGGGAACTGTGCCTCGGCATCGAGGCAGTTCTGCCGGACGGCTCGATCTTCAACGGGCTGAGCGGACTGCGCAAGGACAATACCGGCTATGATCTGAAGGACCTGCTGATCGGTTCGGAAGGGACGCTCGGCATCATCACAGCGACGGTGTTCAAGCTCTTCCCGAAGCCGCTGACGCGGGTCACCGCCTTCCTGTCGCTGGCCTCCGTGGACTCCGCGGTCCGGGTTCTCAACCGCATTCAGGATCATACAGGTCAGGCGGTCGAGGCTTTCGAATATGTCCCGGCGCCCGTGCTTGCCGCCATTGAAAAGGCCTTTCCAGACCTGAAGTCGCCGCTTGCGGGACCTGTCGAAACCGGCTTCCTGCTGGAGGTGGGATCGTCGCGCGCGGTGGACGCACGGTTGGATGAGAGTGGTTCCACGCAACTCTCCACCGAGACGTTGGCCGTGCTTGAGGACATGATGGAGGCAGGCGATGTCCTCGACGCCGTGGTCGCAACCTCCGAACAGCAGCGCGCCACGTTCTGGCGTATGCGCGAATCTGTCCTCGAGTCGATCCTGAAATACGGCGCCTCCTACCATTTTGATATTTCCCTGCCGCTGGCGAACATCTCTCGCTTTCTGCGCGACATGGATGCCACCGCCCACGAACTCGGCTTCGAAACGCTGACCATCGGGCATTTCGGCGACGGCAATCTGCACTATGCGCTGGCCTGCGCCGACCGCGAGCGTTGGCTCACCCTTCCGCTCGAACAGGCAAAGGACAGAGCCTTCGCATTGCTGAAGTCGCTGCACGGCTCGTTCAGTGCCGAGCACGGGATCGGGCAAAGCAAGCTCGATGTCATGCTGAAGCTCAAGGAGCCAGCGCAGCTTGCCGCCATGCGGGCTATCAAGCGGGCGCTTGACCCCGATGGCATCATGAACCCCGGCAGGCTTGTGCCCGACAGCGCCTGA
- a CDS encoding acetolactate synthase-1/2/3 large subunit yields MTRMTTGEIMAKSLIAHGVDTVFGIPGAHMYDFNDALAREAESIRFIHTRHEQGAGYMAYGYAKSTGRASAYTVVPGPGLLNSGAALCTAYGANAPVMCLTGNIMSHLIGQGRGQLHELPDHLGTLKGLTKWATRINHPTEAGAVMAEGFKEMLSGRQRPVGIEAPWDVFGMAADVDMPQVASPTPVPRPDPEVVAKAAALIRSAKNPLIMLGSGAIGAEAELAELARLLQAPVTAHRSGKGILPDDDPLALMPPAAWQYWQNCDLLIGIGSRLELQYFRWRWMPKGLKVIRIDIDPTEMVRLKPDLGLVTGSAAGIRALLAELEGLPARPSRETELADLKTKAAEALTSVQPQEGYLRVIRDVLPRDGFFVEEVSQVGFTARMCFPVYAPRQYVTCGYQDNLGFGFNTALGVKVANPDKAVVSVSGDGGFMFGVQELATARQFGIAVVAIVFNNSAYGNVRRDQQTVYGNRLLGADLENPDFVALAKSFGVMAMKASDPEDLRGKLSEALQANEPVVIEVTVPRGSDSSPWPFVHPAPLS; encoded by the coding sequence ATGACCCGCATGACCACCGGCGAAATAATGGCGAAATCTCTGATCGCCCATGGCGTGGATACCGTTTTCGGCATTCCGGGCGCCCATATGTATGATTTCAACGATGCGCTGGCGCGGGAGGCGGAGAGCATCCGCTTCATCCATACGCGCCACGAGCAGGGCGCCGGCTACATGGCCTATGGCTATGCGAAGTCGACCGGCCGGGCGAGCGCCTATACGGTGGTGCCGGGACCGGGGCTTCTCAATTCCGGAGCGGCCCTCTGCACCGCCTATGGCGCCAATGCCCCCGTCATGTGCCTGACCGGCAACATCATGTCGCATCTCATCGGCCAGGGCAGAGGGCAATTGCACGAATTGCCCGACCACCTCGGCACGCTGAAGGGCCTGACCAAATGGGCCACGCGGATCAATCATCCGACGGAAGCCGGCGCGGTCATGGCCGAGGGTTTCAAGGAGATGCTGTCCGGTCGTCAGCGGCCCGTCGGCATTGAGGCGCCTTGGGATGTCTTCGGCATGGCCGCCGATGTCGACATGCCGCAAGTCGCTTCGCCGACCCCCGTGCCGCGCCCCGATCCGGAAGTGGTCGCAAAAGCCGCGGCGCTCATCCGTTCGGCAAAGAACCCGCTGATCATGCTCGGCTCGGGAGCCATCGGCGCGGAGGCCGAGTTGGCCGAGCTCGCCCGGCTGCTGCAGGCCCCCGTGACCGCGCACCGCTCCGGCAAGGGCATCCTGCCCGACGACGATCCGCTTGCCCTGATGCCGCCCGCCGCATGGCAGTACTGGCAGAATTGCGACTTGCTGATCGGCATCGGGTCCCGGCTCGAACTGCAATATTTCCGCTGGCGCTGGATGCCCAAGGGCCTGAAAGTGATCCGCATCGATATCGATCCGACCGAGATGGTGCGGCTGAAGCCCGATCTCGGCCTGGTCACGGGGTCGGCAGCCGGCATTCGCGCTCTTCTGGCAGAACTTGAAGGGCTGCCCGCGCGCCCCTCGCGCGAGACCGAACTCGCCGATCTCAAGACCAAGGCGGCAGAGGCACTGACCAGCGTTCAGCCGCAGGAGGGTTATCTTCGCGTGATCCGAGACGTGCTCCCGCGCGATGGGTTCTTCGTCGAGGAAGTCTCGCAGGTCGGATTTACCGCGCGCATGTGCTTCCCCGTCTACGCCCCCCGGCAATATGTCACCTGCGGTTATCAGGACAATCTCGGCTTCGGCTTCAACACCGCGCTGGGCGTCAAGGTGGCCAATCCCGACAAGGCCGTCGTGTCTGTCTCTGGCGACGGCGGCTTCATGTTCGGCGTTCAGGAACTGGCAACGGCCAGGCAGTTCGGGATCGCCGTGGTCGCCATCGTCTTCAACAACTCGGCCTATGGCAATGTGCGGCGGGATCAGCAGACGGTATATGGCAACCGCCTGCTCGGGGCCGATCTGGAAAATCCGGACTTCGTGGCGCTCGCCAAGTCCTTCGGCGTGATGGCGATGAAAGCCTCAGATCCCGAAGACCTGCGCGGCAAGCTTTCGGAGGCCCTGCAGGCGAACGAACCGGTGGTGATCGAGGTGACCGTCCCGCGCGGTTCCGACAGTTCGCCGTGGCCATTCGTTCACCCGGCGCCACTGAGCTAG
- a CDS encoding DNA-binding transcriptional regulator, GntR family, with product MSKSLKPIEPPFSLMQVTIDRIRDAIITGELPLGCKLSEQRLADQLGVSRSPVRDALAALQREGLVTVSPKRGSFVFTPDLKSVDEINEHRCILEKASIRKAIVRNHAALLDSLGAACARMSKAVEENDPLQYTRGDMEFHNSLILSGGNHSIASSYRRTIGPLMALRTHLFMIMNENLGRSMKEHLDMLEACRAKNADEAERLIDVHAAHLVDAYRLALAQATLPEAHVN from the coding sequence ATGAGTAAGTCCTTGAAACCGATCGAGCCGCCGTTCTCCCTCATGCAGGTCACCATTGATCGTATCCGCGATGCGATCATTACCGGAGAATTGCCCTTGGGATGCAAGCTGTCCGAGCAGCGGCTCGCCGATCAGCTCGGCGTCAGTCGCTCGCCGGTTCGCGATGCACTGGCCGCACTTCAGCGTGAAGGTCTGGTCACCGTTTCCCCCAAGCGCGGCTCCTTTGTCTTCACGCCTGACCTGAAGAGTGTCGACGAGATCAACGAGCATCGGTGCATTCTGGAGAAGGCATCCATTCGAAAGGCCATTGTCCGAAATCATGCAGCGCTGCTGGACAGCCTGGGCGCGGCCTGTGCGCGCATGTCCAAGGCCGTCGAAGAGAATGATCCTCTCCAATACACCAGGGGAGACATGGAGTTTCACAACTCGCTCATCCTGAGCGGCGGCAATCATTCCATCGCGTCATCCTACCGGCGGACGATCGGTCCGCTGATGGCGCTTCGGACGCATCTCTTCATGATCATGAATGAGAACCTTGGCCGTTCCATGAAGGAACATCTGGACATGCTGGAAGCCTGCCGGGCGAAGAATGCCGATGAAGCGGAACGTCTGATCGATGTGCATGCGGCTCACCTCGTCGATGCCTATCGTCTGGCGCTGGCGCAAGCCACGCTGCCTGAAGCACACGTCAACTAG